From Pseudomonas fluorescens, one genomic window encodes:
- a CDS encoding (R)-mandelonitrile lyase, with amino-acid sequence MKNTLIGLAVCAAAPFVEAAAETRSEQQINRAGSQASMAGPADYFTGQVRVDPLFTASDELNASAAYVSFEAGARSAWHTHPAGQRLVVTSGIGLVQEWGKPVQQIRPGDVIVCPPGVKHWHGAAPASAMTHLAVTGSVDGKNVEWLEKVTDAQYNADRPAAAAPAAASETLSTKQQAIPLIAAAMAVSDMPRLNAALNQGLDAGLSVSEAKEILVQLYAYSGFPRSLNALGELMNVTRDRQQRGIQDNQGVEPGRVIPTGNELLAAGKANQSRIAGGPVQGPLFDFVPLINQYLQTHLFGDIFERDNLDWHSRELATVAALAATPGVESQLRSHVAASLRVGLSAGQLRQLAQLLAEHGAVDASRRAGDALEQQLAAARS; translated from the coding sequence ATGAAAAATACCCTGATCGGCCTCGCCGTCTGCGCCGCCGCACCCTTTGTCGAGGCGGCCGCTGAAACCCGCAGCGAACAACAGATCAACCGCGCCGGTAGTCAGGCCTCGATGGCTGGCCCGGCGGATTATTTCACCGGGCAGGTGCGGGTCGATCCGTTATTTACCGCCAGCGACGAACTCAATGCGTCCGCCGCTTACGTCAGCTTCGAGGCCGGCGCCCGCTCGGCTTGGCACACCCACCCTGCGGGTCAGCGGCTGGTGGTCACCTCGGGCATCGGCCTGGTGCAGGAGTGGGGCAAGCCGGTGCAGCAGATCCGTCCGGGCGATGTGATTGTCTGCCCGCCAGGGGTCAAGCATTGGCACGGTGCGGCCCCGGCGAGCGCCATGACCCATCTGGCGGTGACCGGCAGTGTGGACGGCAAAAACGTCGAGTGGCTGGAGAAGGTCACGGATGCGCAATACAACGCCGACCGTCCTGCCGCGGCGGCACCCGCTGCCGCCTCCGAGACGTTATCGACGAAACAGCAAGCGATCCCGTTGATTGCCGCCGCCATGGCGGTGAGTGATATGCCCAGGTTAAATGCTGCCTTGAATCAGGGACTGGACGCGGGTCTGAGCGTCAGCGAGGCCAAGGAAATTCTGGTGCAGCTCTACGCTTACAGCGGTTTTCCGCGCAGCCTCAACGCCCTTGGCGAATTGATGAACGTCACCCGGGACCGCCAGCAGCGCGGCATTCAGGACAATCAAGGCGTAGAGCCGGGTCGCGTCATCCCCACGGGCAACGAACTGCTGGCGGCGGGCAAAGCCAATCAATCGCGGATTGCCGGTGGACCGGTGCAGGGCCCACTGTTCGACTTCGTTCCGCTGATCAATCAATACCTGCAGACGCATTTGTTCGGCGACATCTTCGAGCGCGACAACCTCGACTGGCACAGCCGCGAACTGGCCACAGTCGCTGCATTGGCTGCGACGCCGGGTGTCGAATCGCAATTGCGCTCGCACGTTGCCGCCAGTCTGCGGGTCGGCTTGAGCGCCGGGCAGTTGCGGCAACTGGCGCAGTTGCTGGCCGAACATGGCGCCGTCGATGCTTCCCGGCGCGCCGGCGATGCGCTGGAGCAGCAGTTGGCGGCGGCGCGTTCCTGA
- a CDS encoding GFA family protein — translation MQRFKGGCLCGEVRFEAAGQPYRVGLCHCLDCRKFHGALFNASAIFAEEAVTISGETGEYRGRHFCRHCGSSVFGRSADEIEINLGSLDAPDQLIPTYEIWMVRREAWLPAFAVGHHYVHDREGEGRLES, via the coding sequence ATGCAACGATTCAAGGGCGGTTGCCTGTGCGGTGAGGTGCGTTTCGAGGCGGCGGGTCAGCCGTATCGAGTGGGGCTTTGCCATTGCCTGGACTGTCGCAAGTTTCACGGCGCGCTGTTCAATGCCAGCGCGATATTTGCCGAGGAGGCAGTGACGATCAGCGGCGAAACAGGCGAGTATCGCGGACGGCATTTCTGTCGGCATTGCGGTTCGTCGGTGTTTGGCCGCAGCGCCGATGAGATCGAAATCAACCTCGGCTCCCTCGATGCCCCTGATCAACTGATCCCTACCTACGAAATCTGGATGGTGCGCCGCGAGGCCTGGTTGCCGGCGTTTGCCGTGGGCCACCACTACGTCCACGACCGCGAGGGTGAAGGGCGCCTCGAATCCTAG
- a CDS encoding LysR family transcriptional regulator, which produces MSVDSYDQLAIFSAVAQARSFTRAAAKLGMSQPALSRAMRQLEERLGVRLLSRTTRSVKPTEAGEHLLRVIAPRFEEIDSELALLSQYRDKPAGKLRITAGEHSAITLLQPVLGKLLPDNPDLHIEIIVDYGLTDIVAEGFDAGVRLGEQVAKDMIAMRIGPDMCMAVVGSPTYFARHPQPSEPSELMQHNCITLRMPTYGGLLPWEFEKNGQTLNVRIEGQMVFNNISMRLEAVLQGLGLACMPEDLVREHVAAGRLIRVLADWCEPFSGYHLYYPSRRQSSPAFTLLREALRYPG; this is translated from the coding sequence ATGAGCGTCGACAGCTACGATCAACTGGCGATTTTTTCCGCCGTCGCTCAGGCGCGCAGCTTCACCCGCGCCGCCGCCAAACTGGGCATGTCGCAGCCCGCCTTGAGCCGGGCGATGCGTCAGCTGGAAGAACGCCTGGGCGTGCGCCTGCTTTCGCGCACCACCCGCAGCGTCAAGCCGACCGAGGCCGGCGAGCATCTGTTGCGGGTGATCGCTCCGCGCTTCGAGGAAATCGACAGCGAACTCGCGTTGCTCAGCCAGTACCGCGACAAGCCCGCCGGCAAGCTGCGCATCACCGCTGGCGAGCACTCGGCGATCACCCTGCTGCAACCAGTGCTCGGAAAGCTGCTGCCGGACAACCCCGATTTGCATATCGAAATCATCGTCGACTACGGCCTCACCGACATCGTCGCCGAGGGCTTCGACGCCGGCGTGCGCCTCGGCGAGCAGGTGGCCAAGGACATGATCGCCATGCGCATCGGCCCGGACATGTGCATGGCGGTGGTCGGCTCGCCGACTTACTTTGCGCGCCACCCGCAGCCCAGCGAACCCTCCGAGCTGATGCAGCACAATTGCATCACCCTGCGCATGCCGACTTACGGCGGCCTGCTGCCCTGGGAGTTCGAGAAGAACGGCCAGACCCTGAATGTGCGCATCGAAGGGCAGATGGTCTTCAACAACATTTCAATGCGCCTCGAAGCGGTGCTCCAGGGCCTGGGCCTGGCGTGCATGCCCGAAGACCTGGTGCGCGAACATGTCGCCGCCGGCCGCTTGATTCGGGTGCTCGCCGATTGGTGCGAGCCGTTTTCCGGTTATCACCTGTACTACCCGAGCCGGCGCCAGAGTTCGCCGGCCTTCACCTTGCTGCGTGAAGCCCTGCGCTATCCGGGCTGA